From Streptomyces fungicidicus, one genomic window encodes:
- a CDS encoding chorismate mutase, with amino-acid sequence MTATTTESTEKTGARTSEAAELITGARERIDALDDRIIGLMQERMAVSAVIQKERIASGGRRVNLSREMEVLAHYRDALGKPGTTLAMTLLELCRGKI; translated from the coding sequence ATGACCGCGACCACGACGGAGTCGACCGAGAAGACCGGCGCCCGCACCAGCGAGGCCGCCGAGCTGATCACCGGCGCCCGCGAGCGGATCGACGCGCTCGACGACCGGATCATCGGTCTGATGCAGGAACGGATGGCCGTGTCGGCCGTCATCCAGAAGGAACGGATCGCCTCCGGCGGCCGGCGTGTGAACCTCTCCCGCGAGATGGAGGTTCTCGCCCACTACAGGGACGCGCTGGGCAAGCCGGGCACCACGCTCGCGATGACCCTGCTGGAGCTGTGCCGCGGCAAGATCTGA